The sequence TAATCCGTATCATTCCACTGGAGGATTTAGGCCTCTCTCAACCTCTTCTTCTCGTGCCAACCCGTCGCTGACCTTGCCTCTGACCTTCTTGCGTCAGTTTTTCCCTCATCCGTTACCTTCCTTGTCCACCCGTCGCAATTTGGTCGTTTCCAACGCGTATGGCATGACGGGAGAAAGCTCTAGATAAAGGCTTCTCTCTTTAGGTATCAAAGACCCTTGAAATTTGTAACAGACTTTGCCTAATTCGTCGCTTCATTTCTGGTTGCGAGGATGTGCTTGTTTGTACGAACTGTCGTAGGCATATACATTAATCGGCCACTACCACCAGCGATTCACCCCAGACTGGTGTACACTCTATTGGCTTTAGCCTTTCTTCTGTTTGCTTAATTCCAACCTTTAAATTTTCTCTATTCAAATCGTTTATGTGTGGTTGCAGTTCATTCACCGACTTGCTGAAGAGAACGGTATCAACTGCAGATCTAAGACTGCTGCTCAtcatccccttctttcctccaatCTAGTTTCTTGAATAAAATCCTGCAGGCAAAGTGCAACCAGTGATATAAAGTCTTCCTGTCGAACTCCTCCTTTATAAAGGATTTTATCGGTTCCTGCAAGGAGCTTGATGGTTGTTCCATCTTCTACAACAAACTCAATCTGCTCCTTGTTTGAGAACATACTGGAATAATGCTGCTGTTTGTACGGAGTCGAATGCATTTTCATACCCGGCTATTgccatacacaagggtttcctttattccttcatttGACGTCGatatggtctgttgttgagaagccACTGAGTCAGTATATCTATAGAtcctctgtatctttttttttttggtgtcaaaGATTTCAGAATTAAAAAGATTCCCTGGTTTTGCTTCCCCATTTTCTCTGCATGTGTTATGAGACCTATATGTATGCTatctattgtcattgtttttcctTACTCCATGTCCcctttgtgttatattatttttgtgttgaatatgtgtgtgtgtgtgtgtgtgtgtgtgtgtgtgtgtgtgtgtgtgtgtgtgtgtgtgtgtgtgtgtgtgtgtgtgtgtgtgtgtgtgtgtgtgtgtgtgtgtgtgtgtgtgtgtgtgtgtgtgtgtttgtatatgtgtatatatgtatatatatgtatatatatacatatatatacatatacatatatacatatatattcacatatatatacatacatatgtgtatgtatatatatgagtcagTATATCTATAGAtcctctgtatcttttttttttggtgtcaaaGATTTCAGAATTAAAAAGATTCCCTGGTTTTGCTTCCCCATTTTCTCTGCATGTGTTATGAGACCTATATGTATGCTatctattgtcattgtttttcctTACTCCATGTCCcctttgtgttatattatttttgtgttgaatatgtgtgtgtgtgtgtgtgtgtgtgtgtgtgtgtgtgtgtgtgtgtgtgtgtgtgtgtgtgtgtttgtgtgtgtgtgtgtgtgtgtgtgtgtgtgtgtgtgtgtgtgtgtgtgtgtgtgtgtgtgtgtgtgtgtgtgtgtgtgtgtgtgtgtgtgtgtgtgtgtttgtatatatgtgtatatatacatatatatatatatatatatatatatatatatatatatatatatatatatatatatatatatatatatatatatacacacacacacacacacacacacacacacatacacacacacacacacacacacacacacatatataaatatatatatatatatatatatatatatatatatatatatatatatatatatatatatatatatatatatatatatagtgtgtgtgtgtgtgtgtgtgtgtgtgtgtgtgtgtgtgtgtgtgtgtgtgtgtgtgtgtgtgtgtgtgtgtgtgtatttacctgTGGTTATGTTATAAAGATTCTCCAAAGTGTTTTCCTCATTAAGATCCCTCTTGCGCCATACACCCCCGCTCATCTTCCAGACTGCGAGGTCCTTCAGCTTCCTCTCGGCCACCCCATAAAGGTCTTCGAGCAGACGCTCCAGGTGGCCGTGTTCCTCCTCGACGGCAGCCtggacgccgccgccgccgccatcagCGACGCCGACGGACGCAGGTGCGTCATCCACATCCAGACGGACGCCGATAACGAGACGCTGGCCGACGTCAACATCACGTGTTCGAACAACTCCACCGCTTCGTCGCGAATCACCAACGCTTTCCGCCCGGAGAAGTGGACGCAGCTCTTCATCAGCGTGGAGGACAAGGCTCAGCACGACCACCTGAACGACGCCAGCGACGACCCCCACGACATCCTGGTCATGGTCCGCAGGGAGAACGAGCGGGACTTTTTCCTCAAGATATTTCCGAGCGGTCTCCAGCCGCCGCTGAGGATGCGCTGGCTCAGTCACAACAACATGAGCATCGTGTTCAACTGCGGCAAGGGCGAAGGTCACTGCTCACTAGAACTTTGTCTGTCCTGAAATTCTCTCTGCTCTGTGTCTGCTGCAGGGGAAGTGTCTTCCTACACTGAGCAAACTCACACCCACATTTTGTGCAGAACATCAGACTacgaaagcattaaaaaaaaaaaaaaaaaaaaaaaaaaaaaaaacgatgaaaacgataatattaatatatatagatagtaactataatagcaatgataccgatatatgataataattataataataataataacaatgataatattaatagcgatggtaacatggtaatgataatgataataataatgaattgcaataataatgataataataataataatgataacaatagtaataataataataataataatgataataataataatgataataataataataataacaataatgataataataatagtaatgataataacaataacaataataataataataatgataataataataataataataataataataataataataatgataatgataacaataacaataatgataataataaaaattaaaataagaacactactactactactactactattactactactactactacttctactactaatgataatgataatgataataatgacgatgatgatgataatgacgacgacgaaAATAACGATACTGTtccttataataacaatatctatgaCGATAACACTAAGCCTATCCACCCTGTTCAGGATGCCAGCTGCACAACGCCGCCCTCCACCACGGGCGTGGGCGGAGCTCGTTCTTCTACTTCCAGCCCGCCTCCCCGCCTGCTGCTATGGACATCGAGGTCAGCCTCACCCCGCGCGAGGCCCTCACAATCCCGCTGCGTCAGGAGCTTCCCAACACGCAGGGCTGGAAGGTCGTCAAGCTCACCAGGGACAGGAATGCTATCAACGTGAGTTCGGttgggagtaagggagggggggaggagagcctGGAGGAGGTGGGCGTGCCTTCATCAGGTATCGTCCAtgtaccattatcaatatcactagcatcaccattattacaattgtcattggaataattaatagtataattgcCGTTATCTTTCGGATCATTATCCCAACAGGTGTGGGTTGACAACGAAAAGGTGAAGCAAGTGTCCACAAGAGTCACCTTCCCCGACAACGACATCCTGGA comes from Penaeus monodon isolate SGIC_2016 chromosome 2, NSTDA_Pmon_1, whole genome shotgun sequence and encodes:
- the LOC119581360 gene encoding uncharacterized protein LOC119581360 translates to MHPLKKATMLLGVLCVIAGIGVAEATVDLTRESQDCEVLQLPLGHPIKVFEQTLQVAVFLLDGSLDAAAAAISDADGRRCVIHIQTDADNETLADVNITCSNNSTASSRITNAFRPEKWTQLFISVEDKAQHDHLNDASDDPHDILVMVRRENERDFFLKIFPSGLQPPLRMRWLSHNNMSIVFNCGKGEGCQLHNAALHHGRGRSSFFYFQPASPPAAMDIEVSLTPREALTIPLRQELPNTQGWKVVKLTRDRNAINVWVDNEKVKQVSTRVTFPDNDILDVKLKGSGQMMTWCDPRPVSEGTEVPTGALTSTAIFDFLPWILAAVFLLVSAVVTVFLIRSRRSLSRTKKALRAQESPATPSDSSIVQMPHDLQLLPSTSSSLRSFGAPSRVRNADRLSQISYDNPMPHLIPSD